Below is a genomic region from Zea mays cultivar B73 chromosome 9, Zm-B73-REFERENCE-NAM-5.0, whole genome shotgun sequence.
gcgatgcatgaaacatacACACATACAGctctttgagccttcggcgaaaaaaaacttcccttcttttcatgcttcgtaaagaaggaaACCCCTTCTAGGGCAGATCTGATAGAATTGTCATCCGAAGCTtgtttcgtgccttagcacattttcatttaatCGAAGTATTTCCAaagatttgcttcgtattcaTTCTTTCTGTTGATGCGAgaagatgtatgatgtgatgctatgctaaatgatgcgatgatatgatgcaatatgatgatgcTTTAACACCCACACATACGCCCACACTGGTACACGGAAgactcttcatccccttaggaacgtcttttgagtctaagctctgcatccccttaggaatgaattttgagcttcttcaccttctatttcggtggtataagttctgcatccccttaggaacgatttttgaacttcttcgccttatattttggtggtatttggctctgcattccctttggaacgacttttgagcagaaaacttacactgcgctcccttacgaacgactttttgtagcttcatcaattttggctctgcattcccttaggaatgacttttgagcagaaaacttacgctgcactcccttaggaatgactttttgtagattcgtcaattttggctctacattcccttaggaacgacttttgagcttcgaaatcCACTTTGTTTCTTTAAGAGTCGTCTTTCGAGCTTCAtaaatctatgaagaagatatatttcattcttgtGTAGGcagaattattacaagaaattgaaactgagttttcattacttgtttctcaAACAGAAAGTAAAAAcggcataaaagataaaagtacttcagaagtaggatattccttattatatgtgcttcgattctggtacagtgctgttgactgtacgagcttcggactcctccctgaagtcgcaTTGCTGTTGggggtgctggcgcccttctggctgctggctttgggtatgagtaggtggcaatggtggtaGCAGTGGAAGCcgaggccaggaagcttgtgaatgacttaccgaagcaacagaagctgcaggttggttgcccacatattctagtatgtagggagagtagcacgaagcagtatgtaaaacctgcttcggcaatttccttttgcttctgaatggtaatctggcacgttcttgtaatgtggcccttgtcttcaccacagaataagcaatacatTTTCCTGGGctaatccccatatcttcctccgaagcccctgccgcctctgccccttgaagctagtggcctgaaggagctttgttggtgCCCTGATGACTGTGAGCTGTGTTATGGCCTCTGAAActagcttcctttgtcatcactctgactggagctgtggattgatctgacatgcctggggtgcattcttcctccgaagcccctagtcatctcagaaaacctataagcttcctcccttctctggcaaaaatcattatcagctcggatgtacttatccatcttctgaagcagcttctccagggtctgagggggtttcctaacaaagtattgagccataggtcctggtcgaagacccttgatcatggcctcaatgacgatttcattgggcactgttggcgcttgtgctctcagacgtaaGAACCTTAGGACATacacctgaaggtactcctcattatCTTGTGTGCACtgtaacaaggcctgagctgtgactggcttcgtctgaaacccttgaaaattggtgaccaacatgtccttaagcttctgccatgatgtgattgtccctggccggagagaagagtaccatgtctaggccacacttcggactgccatgacgaaggactttgccatgacaacggcgttgcctccatatgaggatattgttgcctcattgctcatcaagatttgctttgggtccgaatgcccatcgtacatgggcaactggggtggcttataggattgtggccatggaatagcctgcaattctgttgctaggggagaagcatcatcaaaaataaagttaccatgatgaaagtcatcgtaccattcatcttcgttgaatgagtcctcttgatgaagctccctgtgctgaggccttcggtcctggtcatcttgagtgagatgacacatttcttcagcggcctcattgatcttcttctgaagatcggcgagacgaagcatcttctcttttttcctctggacctgttgataacttcgagatccttgatctcttggtccaactcttcctcctgaggcgttggacttgtagccttccttttttggcttcggGCTTCATGCAATGTGTCTTGGTTGACGTCcaatggctgcagtgcagcccctagccctgaagctttcttcggcggcatgacaaaggtcacagcttgccgaaggtggtcgaatgagttcaccggaggtgggcgccaatgttggggacttgttctcaaatgctatgagttaagaacaaagcaacacaaaatagttaaagacattcgtccttcgaagcattatgtcccttaggatataatgatcttcagacgaaggttatgaagggtgtaCCTTTATCATCTCAGTATATTATAAAGCAAGTAAAAGCATATGGAACAtgtaaaataacatgaataattatatgacattaTCAAAACATTTTTATTAtctaatcatgaataaacatgaacaatattgaattacatttataccatcggcttgacagaaggtaaaaatccaagcgtgacgcacgagtgaatacaagtcagcatgaacagtacggtgtcactgttcatctatttataggcacatgacgcagcctgtatagaattacattcatgcccttgacatttactattgactcagggataatctatcaaggactagacaaccttttcccctttaagtcggtttcatttttcacCGCTAATCCGAAGCTTTCTCATGGGTAGCTTCGGCACTGGTTGATCCTTCTCCCGAACCGCGCTCTTCATATCATGCACAACTTCATCCCATgtacgaaggttcctgtacatgtattatacttgaaaaacatgttagtcgtatttttgaggaccttcggaggacaaaggcccccaacaaaaaTAATGTTCAAATATATATCAAAGTAACAaaatatacatcatatgtgtaACTCCAATACTCTATAGCTTATTAATAGACTATATATCACATGTATTGGACTATCTTGTATTATATTAGATCTTATATCGTTAGAAAACTATCATGTGTTGTATTAGACGATTGTGTGATTGGAATGTTGTCattccattcaaactattgtgtgGGACTACGTATGATCTTAACTTATTGTTATATCGTCATGTTGATTTATGGTCTATGCAATGCTCATGGTGTAATCGTCATATGCGTGAACTGAATTCTTCGAGTGAATAATAACCAATTTACATATTATCCGACAAGTATTGAGTATCCGCATGTATCTGGCTAAATAATATCTGTATCCGTCATTTATCTGCCCGAATAAATATCTGATCCCTTTATCCGTACTCGTCTCGTTTCTAATTATCCATATCCAATCCCGACTCTGATTAAAATACATTAGGGGATATAGAATTACTTACTATCCACCTGTATCGGTATCGTTTTCCCTACAGGAACCGGGTAACCAGGCGTAAGTTTTGGCTAACTTGTAACATTCACATACATTTTGGCAAAAAAAACTCTAAAATCTGAGATACTCTCTCCCATatcctattagttgtcgtttaggaCAACGATACAGTCTATAAAATATAGTTTTGAGCAATATTTTTGTTGTTAAAGTACAAATAAACTCTTAATatatttatacttttataaaacTAATTTTTAAAACAAATCGGTGCATATAAATAGTTATTTATAGTCAAAATTTTATACGTTTGATCCGAACCTTGTCGAAAACGACAAATAACCCGAGGGAATACTTGTTATTCGGGTCAAGACTTCATTTTCCGACGTGGCACTGTGGCAGTACACTGTACTTGGATGCACTCAGGTTGATTTCCCTCAAACCTGAAACCTCAAAGAATGTACTCCTATAATGTTCTGTTCATCTGACCCTGAACGAGTTGAGAGTGCTCCATAAACGGTTCACGGGAATTCAAAACATAAAAGGCATGTCGACAAATTCCTTTTGTTGCACTGCGTGCAGGGACGAGCTAGCAGCTATGCAGCCCCGGGGATCATCCACAAGCTTGCGGCACATTCGCTACGCCTTGCCTCTGCAGCTCGCCCATGACACTGTCTACCGAAGGGGGCTTCAGTCCGAGGGGCAGCGGCAGCCACGGCTTCGTTAAGACATCACCTATTGCTGCATCTATGCTCTCGCTTGACTGAAAAATACAGAAAGGAAAAAAGAAGGGCTGAGTTGAGAGTGCTGCAGAATACATGATTGTTGTTGCATGAAAAGAAACATGAATGTCACTACAGCTAGCTATACACTTACTGGCTGTATCTGTAGCTGAAACAGCGCGTCTTGCTGGCTCTTGCCTGCGAGTGCTGGAGGAACGAGAGGTCTGTACATCGGAGGTGGCCATGGCAAAGAACCCCTCACGTGTGGAGCAGGGAAACGCTGAAAATCAGGACACCAAGACCAAGTTCTTATTAAAGAAGAACGCCATTTTCCATTTGTTTGACAGCATTATTGTTGACGAACGACCATTACCGCTGCTGCCATTGGCACTGCCACGCATGGAGTCACCGCCACCTGGTCTGGCATATGGGCAGCAGGCCCCTGCTGGTAAAACGAAATCCGGCCGTCAGAACGCTAGCTAAATCTCCCTAGCTAGGAAGCTAGTTAACTTACGGTGCATCCAAAAATAACTAGCACGTAGActtgccggccggccggccgtgcGTACAATGCATACATACCCTCATGTAAGCATGGTGCCAGAACGACGCCGGGTCAGCTGGCGGTGGCGGAgcccacggcggcggcggcggggcgcGGGGGGCGAGATGCCGAGGCCACATTGGCACCCGGGGTGACTCCACCGCTGGCGTCGGACTCGGATGGCCCCAGACGTGCAGTGGCCTCCCGAAGTGCTGCACCGGACGAGGAGGGGTCCCCGCCGGCGGAGGGAAACCGATGGTCGGCACGGTCCACGCGTTAGAGTCGGGCCTCTTCACGGCGCCGCTGGGGGCAGCGTACATCGGCCGCCGGTGCGTCGTCCACGTCGCTGCCTCCACCTCCCTCGCAAGCATGTGCTTCCTGTGGGAACGGTACTTCTGCTCCAATTTAGATAGCCAAAATCGGTCGCGGGTTAGCACAAAGGAAACATTGGTAGTAGCTGCTGGAGTACGTCGCGGCACGGACCTGCAGATGGCTGGCTATGTTATGCCGCGTGAGGGAGTCGATCCCCATGATCTCGAGGATCCTGGACGGCACCGCCTTGTCGATGCCCAGCTCCTCCACCGCCTGAACGAATCTCCGGTGAAGCTCCGGCGTCCAATCCACCTGTGTTAAGTTAAGACATGTCAGCAGAGCACACATGCATGGTATCATCGCTTTGTTTTGCTATATATTTAGGGCTTTGCAATTATTGCTATACGCCTATACTGCATGCGTAGCCCTGCGTACCTttgctttcttcttcccttgGGAGTGCTTCTTGGACACCTTGCGCCGGCTCTCAGCCTCCTGCGACGACGATGCCGTCGACGACGGTGATTTTTCGCCGGCAAAGGCTCCTCCACAGCCGGCCTCACCGGAGTCGCTATTATTATTACCGGCGGCTGCTACCTCGTCGGCATGGTCGCACTCCCCTTTCCCTTCTTCCACGTCTGCGCACGCTGCGTCGTTGTCCTCGCCAAGGACACCACAACACGGATCCACGGCGCCTATGTGCGCCGCGTCCGCAAAGGGCAGGACACTGGGCACCTCCTGGTCCGTGACGCCGCCATCGCCGCCGGCGGTGGCGATTGCCTCGAAGTCAGCGAAGACGATCTCGGCAGGGTCGACCTCGAGGCCCGGCAGCGCGTCATCCCCGTCGTCTAGCCTGAGGAAGAAGTCCCCGAAGTCTATGTCGTCGACCGTGAAGTCGAAATCCAGGTCCGAGTCGGACACAGGCCCGACGGCGGTCTCCTCCATTTCCTTGCTGGCGCCTCCTCCGCCGCACTCCTCCGCATCGGCACACCGCACCGGCGACGGCGACACTGCAAGCATATCTCGAGCACGCCACACGAAGCCTAGTGTCTATACTATAGATACACTTCTTGGAGCGAGCTCAGGCAGCCAGCTATAGCTCAGGATCGAATGAAGTGCAGTGGAAGGAATGGCCTGTTAGGGTAGGTTGTTGTAGCTTGTCTCTGCACTGTTTCGCTGTTTTGCTGTTGGTGCCATATGGCGAGCCAGTAAGTACTCGCTCTCCGGGGAGTATTTGTGGCGAACGGCGAAGGCATCTCGACCACAAGCCTCGCAAAGATCTCTCTGAATCCTTTAGATGGGTGGCCTTG
It encodes:
- the LOC541882 gene encoding G2-like 1 — protein: MLAVSPSPVRCADAEECGGGGASKEMEETAVGPVSDSDLDFDFTVDDIDFGDFFLRLDDGDDALPGLEVDPAEIVFADFEAIATAGGDGGVTDQEVPSVLPFADAAHIGAVDPCCGVLGEDNDAACADVEEGKGECDHADEVAAAGNNNSDSGEAGCGGAFAGEKSPSSTASSSQEAESRRKVSKKHSQGKKKAKVDWTPELHRRFVQAVEELGIDKAVPSRILEIMGIDSLTRHNIASHLQKYRSHRKHMLAREVEAATWTTHRRPMYAAPSGAVKRPDSNAWTVPTIGFPPPAGTPPRPVQHFGRPLHVWGHPSPTPAVESPRVPMWPRHLAPRAPPPPPWAPPPPADPASFWHHAYMRGPAAHMPDQVAVTPCVAVPMAAARFPAPHVRGSLPWPPPMYRPLVPPALAGKSQQDALFQLQIQPSSESIDAAIGDVLTKPWLPLPLGLKPPSVDSVMGELQRQGVANVPQACG
- the LOC541882 gene encoding G2-like 1 isoform X1; this translates as MLAVSPSPVRCADAEECGGGGASKEMEETAVGPVSDSDLDFDFTVDDIDFGDFFLRLDDGDDALPGLEVDPAEIVFADFEAIATAGGDGGVTDQEVPSVLPFADAAHIGAVDPCCGVLGEDNDAACADVEEGKGECDHADEVAAAGNNNSDSGEAGCGGAFAGEKSPSSTASSSQEAESRRKVSKKHSQGKKKAKVDWTPELHRRFVQAVEELGIDKAVPSRILEIMGIDSLTRHNIASHLQKYRSHRKHMLAREVEAATWTTHRRPMYAAPSGAVKRPDSNAWTVPTIGFPPPAGTPPRPVQHFGRPLHVWGHPSPTPAVESPRVPMWPRHLAPRAPPPPPWAPPPPADPASFWHHAYMRQGPAAHMPDQVAVTPCVAVPMAAARFPAPHVRGSLPWPPPMYRPLVPPALAGKSQQDALFQLQIQPSSESIDAAIGDVLTKPWLPLPLGLKPPSVDSVMGELQRQGVANVPQACG